Genomic DNA from Caloenas nicobarica isolate bCalNic1 chromosome 3, bCalNic1.hap1, whole genome shotgun sequence:
AGCTGACTTGTCAGCCACTGTGAGGGTTTCTTGTAGAAAGTAAGAAAAGGAGAGCTTTTTATATCTCTGTATATctattattttaaggaaaacaaagggaTAAACAGGACTAGACTGTATTTACCTGCTTTGTCACTGGAAGGAGATGGAGTTTGATGAGCCACTTGTTCAGTACTGATGGCAAAGCCTTGTACTATAAGATGCTTCTGGCTgtctttgtgggttttttttaatggagtcTCATTACACTGTGTCTCCTATTTTATATATAGTTTATttagggaaagaaataaatgacaCTAATGAACAATTGGGAAGTTTTGTACTCTGCGACTAAAAGCATTTCCTAGAAGATAATTCTAGAGGGATTTTTTACAAGGTCCTGTAGTGACAGGATAAGGAGTAATGTCTTTAAGCTGAGGGTAGGTTTACATTGGACTCAGTACAGGAACATGGGCATAATGCACTTATGGACATTTTGTAAATGCATAAGAATATTTGGCTGAATGTAATCCTTACTAAGATTCATATGTGATTTTCACCAAGCTAAAATATGAATTGCTATTAAAGGGGACATAAAGCTTGATTTATCAAAGCACCCTAATACAACATTATTCATACATAGTCAATATGTGAAATTGCAACCTTTGTGTTTCATGTGTTTGTCATGAAAATGCTTATTGAACAGAAAACCAAGTACAATGTAATTAAATGCTAATGTGCCAATGTAGCAAATACTCACATAGTAGCCACTGATGAATGGCTGTCACTATAGTCCAGTGCCAATCGAATATACTTTTATTGTAGATAATCTATTCTCGGGCTTTCTCTGAAAAAGTGATAGCAAATGCCTTCCATTGTCTTCTGCTACATAAGTTGAGGACAATAAGTTAGTCAATTCTGGAATTACTCTTAACAtctgagaccaaaaaaaaaagctaatgcCTAAATAAATCTTTTAGGCCCTTTCAAGATTCATATTCTGCTTCAGTGTGAAGCATATGTTGTGCATGATATTGCAGATGACAGTGCAGTTTGCAAAAGGATGAACCGTTGACATTCATCTCCTTTGTTCTATTTGCAGGTATAGAAATGAACGTGAATATCAGCAGAGGCTAAAAGAAACCCTTGAACGCCTTAATAAGGTAAGCCcgggaaaatggaaaaggaaaggtctttatcattttttcctctgatttcatTTACTACAGCAATCTTACTTGAACAAGCAGTGGGAAGATAAAATGTCAGAGCAAGACATTTCTTGTCGTGATGCACTGATGAaaagttctccttcccctccatccccttccCTAAGCCTCGTGCAAATGGCTGAGCCTTGGTGTGTGTGTACGCACTGCGCAGTGCCCTGCTCCGGACAGCTCTGTTCATTTTGGTCATGTAGCACATGCCATCCACAGCCCACAGCCTCAGCTGTGCTCAGGACctcattaatttttcaataaGACCAAGGACTAGGAGGATCTACTGCACAGCACTCCTTTAGAGCATCAGCAGATGGCTCCTGCATTCATTTCAGGACCTGGAGTTGACATATGTGTTGCTTCTTCCACATCCAATGTTAGCTTTGCTAATTCACCCTTGCTGAAGACCCAGCACATGCTTAGGTGCctttaataattctttttagCTCTTAACACATTGGCTTTTTTAAACTCGGAAGACAATTTCTCTGAGTTAGAGTCTACACACAGAGGTAGGAAGAGCCCGTTTATTAGTTGTAACATGCAGTAAATACATGTGTCTAAGAGTCTGGAATATGATTGGAGAAAACATGTTTGTTGCTAAATACCTCTTTCCCCCCcgcctcttttttttaataaagctatTGTGTTAAAGTATATTTAGAACTGATATCATGGCATGAGAAAATGATGATTGTGTCCAGGTCTTGAAGTTTGGTGGGTCTCAAAGCTCCTCAGTCCCTTGCAGGATATGGTCAGTCCTTCCCAGGACAGACCCACAGCTTCCCACCAGGCTtccaagcaaaagaaaagctgcaaaaccCCCTGATTTGTTCCTTTCACAGTGAAACATGCGGAGTGTTCACCTTGAGCTGCACTTTCCTGAATCAATGCTATGggaatataataataataacattaTTATCATAgcttgaagaaaatgtaaaagtttTCTAATATATTTAAGAAGTTTCCAAGCCAGGTCtatgaaactgagaaagcctcaGTCATCTGCTTGCTACTTGCTTTCATCCAAGTGAAGAAAGTTGTATGGTATCTTTTCCCAGTTCTGTTTTTCACAGCTTAtccttcatcttctgttttgGGAAACAATTATAGGTGAATTAAGTAGagactttttttatttccccactACAAATGGCAGGAGCCATTCTGCTTGAGCACTGTCATATCAATGCTATAcatgttttatattaaaaataagtgagcatttcagcatttctgtctcCCATGAGTTCTCGACATCCTGCATTGCTGTTGTTTTCCAGTGTGCTAGCAGGGCTCTTGGACACCCTGCaaactcttaaaaaatatttgtggaggcaaatattttttaagggGTAGTTGGAGATAGTGGGTCCAGCTTCACTGTTCCTCTCAGCCAATCTGTAGCTAAAGAAAAGTGAATTAATTTGACACCACCAGGCACATCTGACAAGATATTGAGCCATTGGGGGTATTTTTATTCCAGGCTGCATCTGGGCTGCCCGTGTTGCAGCACCTCCTTGTATTGGGGCACCAAATGCTGAAGAGAACACAGCTGATTTTCTGTACGGTGCCCAAGACGTAGCCTGAAACCTGCATGTCCAAATGTGATTTTGCATCTTTTCTGACAGACGGCGAATCAGTTTGGAAAATCAGCACACAGTGGTTCTAGAGATAGCTGAGGGATTTCTCTTCCAAGGtaaatgaaaatgctgcttCAGCACATGGATCAAGGTTCTGGAAACAGCACCTAAAGCAGAAAGGTTTTTTGGAAGTTGAGTGAATAGCAAATACTGCAAAATTCAGAAGAAGGCACTGCACTGTTCTGATATAAAGCATCATGAATGAAGCTGGTCTATCTCAAAGAAGagcataaaaacaaatgtaagtTTCCTCTTTGAAGGAACATTTGgaaagccaaatgctgcttttgcttattacatgcagaaatatttgcttGTCTGTATTATCTAAGGGTTTCGGGGCTTTTTTTGgctccccccaaaacctgccaaCATGACCATTGTCCTGTTGATCTTCCTCTCAATAGGAAGGCAGAGGATCGCAGAAAAGCAGCGGGCATTCCTGATGACTGGCTCGGAATGTGCTGGTCTGGATGTGTCTGAATCAGCCGCTGTCTCACAAAGCAGAGAGACCGCTGGAGAGGCTCAGCGGCATAATGAGACAGCTGACATCTACACATTTTTGGAATAGCTCATGCTGTGCatgtgcaaaaagaaaaatcccctTCCACCAGTCATATGCTACACCCATAGATTTCAGTCTTTTATTTCCAACCTGTGATCCACTCACCGAGATGCATTTACAGCTggtaattttaattaaatcacaGCACATAGGTCATTTTAAAGGGACACCTTTAAAttcctccccatcccccccctttttttacACACTTTGAGTTAAATGCAGAAATCAATACTTTCTTGAGGCAAATCGCAAGCTGTTGGAGGAACTTACAAGTTTTGTAGAGTTGCAGGGAATAATCATTTGACAACTTTCAAGATACTTTCTCAAAAGTGATATTTTACAGTATTAGTTAATAATAAACCTAACCAAGAAGACATGCATTGACTAGAAGAATAAAGCTGTTCCCTTACACttacatatttgtaaaatatattgCCAAGTTCCACGGAAATTATTCTATATTCAAGGGCTTGTATTAAACAGCATAACATAGGAAAAAATCTAAATTAGACCTTTGAAAATGGAGATGTCACTGGATTTAAGTACTAGTGCCACTCACACCTGTGTACTTTGAGATCATGACTGCTAGTCATACACCTTGTCCTCTGAATTAATTGGACATTATGAACTTTCTTCCTCACAAACCCCAATATTAGGAATTTCTGCAGTGAACTGACTTTTTGTAGACTTGCTCATCTGTCATTTTTGTTCTCAGAAGTGGCTCCAAACATGACAAACATTTGTGATATTGAAGAAGACaccaaaagaagagaaaatacttcGGACCatcctgtgtttttttcaatAAGAGATTATTTACTGGGGTTATTAAAAAGTTGTCAGGATACCTCAGGTTCTGCCATAAACCCTGGAGAAATCAACACTTTAGTCTGTTGATGTCTTCTGTTTAAGATTCATGCACCATTGCAAGCTTTTATTGTCAAAACCTGATATTTCATAGCATCTATTACTTGGTTCTCAGCATTCATAAAGCATATGGTAAACATATTTTGACAGTGCCAGTGCCAACCTGTATCATAAATTATATTTgtacagaaaagcagcatgtaCAATAGGAGAACATGATGAATAAGGTGCCTGTTGTTTGTTGATTCCATGATACTTTTGTTTCTGTAGGCTTTAACTCTCCACACAGGCTTCTAAGCATGTGGAGTGATCCATGTTATGGCCAAGTGGCTGCTGTGGTTTTGGTGCTCCAGCTGTACAGACTGACCGTACTGTGTGTCTCTGCGTTGCAGGAAGCTGATGAAGCACTGCTGTGCAACCTGGAGCTGCAGATCGAGTCCCAGTTCCTGCAGGATGACATTAATGCCACAAAGGACAGATACAAGAAGGTAGCTGGCTGAATTTGccattttctttgtatcttcCTTCTAGAGGCATGTGTGAAGCTTTCCCTTCTCCGCCATCTCTTCCAGCGGCAAATTAAAGCAAATCCCATATGTGTTTTGGTGGGTAAATATAACACTGTATATTTTCAGTGGGCACAACAGCTGAACTGTGGAGGTCAAGTCCAatggctggctggctgcaaGTGTCTGAATTGACTCCTACAGGGTCTAATGTCTACAGCTGTAGCCATGTCTTGAATTTGTTAACTTCTTATCATGATTTAACCCAACAGGCTGGTAAAACCGTCCTGTGTTTCATGCTAAGAAGCTATTGCTTTCATCAGAGGGAGATACCCAGTTTTCTGGGACGAGCATTCCAGTTAATCAGCAGACGTGAGCCTGTGGCTGTATGATTAAGCTGCAGCCAATTAACATATGCAGCCTCCTTCTGCTTCCTAGGAGAGCTGTGAGGCCTGGTATCGGGCCACTGTCCCatctttgctgcttttgaaagaagAGGCTCACTTTTTGCATCACATGCAAAGGTTTTGTGGTTCTCCTTTTGAAAATCTCGTGTGAAATCGGAAGTCACAAAATCTTTAATTAAGACTGTGAACCGTGTTGTCACTTAGACAAGTGGCTGTAATGTACCATTAGCATGATTAAACCATTAGCACACATGCACTCAAAATCAGGTCTAAAACCACATTCCAAAACCAAGTCTGAACAGGAACTGGACTTCTATGTGCTGAAAGATGTAAATATCTAGGAACAAGCCCCAGAAGTGGAGCACGTTGAAGGGAGCACCTTGCTAtggcattttctgatgaaggTGTTTTCTACTTCTCCACAGAACCTTATGGAAATCCAGACCTATGTCAGCGTTTTGCAGCAGATCATCCAGACAACCCCTCGCGTGTCCCCTATAACCACTGGTATATGTGAGGTAAGTATTACTGTTGGTAAATACATGCTGCTCCAAGTAAGAAAGAGACAATGTTTACTTCTAAAGCATCCCAGATCCTCTAACTCCCACTCCAGAGTTAAATGAAAACTGTAACAGCTATGAGTAAATACTGAATACTGAATATAAGAGAAAATACTACCTGTAGTTTTGAAAAACGGACTTGATCAGGAGAAGAGAGATTGTGTTAGTCAGGTGTGCTCCGGCAAATGTGCTGGCTCCAAAAATGGCTAGTTCAAAGGCAGTGGAAGTAGTTGAGCTGCCTACCTGAGGAGGAGCTGGCAGGATATATCGGTATTTACAGAAAGAGTAAATCTTGTCCTGGAGGGGCAAGATGTGGTGAAAATTTGTAACTCAAATAAATTGTTACAGACTAGATGAAAATTTGGTGATTCCCACCAGTATGAGTGGCTGTGCAAAGAACATTTATTAGTTGGAAGAAGATATGAACAACTACATCTACAGGATCTAATTTCAACATAAGCTGTATTTCTATAGTCCTGCTATCTGAAAACCTTTATTCTTAAAGCCATGCCACAAGGGTTTACTTGAGGTTCAATACATAtctttttcattgtcttttgtCATTTTCTATTTGTCTTTACAGTTTATTTCTAGTAGTAGAATatcttttatctctttttaaaagagcGAAACATACTTTCCTGtattcactttttcttccaaCCAGGAAAAACTGATAGCGGAGAGAAGGATCCCTGttctgcagagccagctggagGAATACAAGAGCATCCTCTGCCAGCTACAGGCACAGAAATACAAACTGCAGACAGAGGTACTGCCATAACTAGCCACAAACACCGCTGTAGTGCTTGTGAACTCTGCTCTTTTTATGGCCACATGGTCTTTAAGAGGCTCTGGTGAACTCAGTTGGCTTGGAGACTTGGaggtgtgtttttattttagttttccaCCTCTGTCTTCAGCTGTTTCATTCCCTTTCTCTCAGTGGCCCAAATCATCAGGTTTAGATGGCCAGGGAGGGCTGTAGGTATCACAGCCACAGCGAAGCCGTCCTGGCCTAATGGAGTGGCTGCTGGGAGAAGGTTTCCACTTTGCAACTGGGTTCCTGCAGGATAGAGTCAGCAGGAGGCTGTGGATGGAAAAGTCACATGGGGCTGgtcttgcttgctttctcaCTGAGCTCAGGCTGGAAATTGGCTCCATGAAAAAATGACGGGGGACCTCCAGGGCTCCTTTCTGTCAGTGCTGAGCTTGCTGTGAGAAAGACTGGACAGACTTGGTAATCAAAAGCGAATGTCCTTTGAAATAGGTGTTAAGATACATTTGGCATCTTGCATTCATCCCTGTCACTACTAAGCACTAAGTCAATGCCAAAACCACCTACTTTTTGCCAATTCCTGATTTGCAGAAAATGACTGGTCAAGACTTTCATACATTGCTCCCGTCCATCTCCCAGCCAAACTTGCTGTAAATTGACCTTCCTCCTCCAGCCACTGTCTCTGAGCAAGCATTCAGTGCTGGGACAAAGGCTGCGGAGATGGAGGAGCAGCTAAAGCCTACAGTGAAGAGAAATCAGACCTGGATAATTGCCAATGGCAGGTCTGCCTCCATGCAGTTCAATGTTTCTTCGTGGATCCAGGGTGTGAAAAATCATATACTGGCGTAAAACGCCTTTTGGTGGGACTTTGGACTCCTCTGGACAGCCATAGCAGTAGCTCTCAAATTCCTGAGCATAACTTCTCTCATTAGGGCACTTGGGGACAGTGCTACCGCCAGGTCTTTTTCCCTGGTGTCTTTCTCATGTGTGATGCTTTGGTGGAAAGGATGGATGTGCTCTGGGAAGGACAAGAATCAATATACTGATAAGTGAGATAATGACTCAATATAAGGACAAGGGGAGAAAATCAGCCTCCTGCTGGCAGACATAGAGAGGCGCTCTTTGGGGAATTAATCATGCTGCTTTCAAAATCAAATCTTCATGTCCCATTTAGAAAGAGTTTACTAATATATTAATTCTCATACCTTGAGTTTAAAAGGGTGAAATAACTTTATGAGTGGAGGTCGATGGCATGGTTTCTTGTGATGGTGAAGGCTCAAGCTGATGACTGAGGTGTCCTGGAGCTCCTTTGCTGTCCTGTGTCTGAGCCTGATAACCATGTTGGTTATCAACCCCACCTCATGAGCACCAAACGCTGAAGGAGTTTGTGGAACCTGTTGGTCCCCTTGTGCTCTGCAATATAGCCAAACTAATACCAAGGGACTTAGCTCCTAAATTTAAGCCCTTAAAAGGTTTTTGAAATTCTTGCCTGTAACATATAGAAATAAATCAGTTATTAAAGAATCCATTAGTCAGTTATTGCCCCATTAGCTTTTTGTGAGTGCATCTCTTTAAAAGCtgtttgaaaagggaaaaaaaatctcaagtgaTAAAGTAACTATAATAAATAGCCGAAGATAGCAGAAGAAAGTGAGAGCAGAATTACACTGCCAAAATATCCCACCTGTAACTCCTGGTCCTTGTTTTTGCAAGGGACTCATCGCCACCTCCTGGTCAATGTGCACTTCAGTGACTGGCATTGAGGCTTTACTGCACAGCAGTTATTTTTGCTACAGTAAAAAAGCTGAGGAATTGAATGCACAAATGAAactgctgctgtgtttcagcagTGCAGCCTCACACATCATAATAAAATGTCTTGCCTTTAATTACCCTTGAAATGTGGGGATGCTGGAtgcttcagagctgcttctttCACCCACCAATTTTGTTTACCAGACAACCATGCTAGAgcaagcaattaaaaacacCCAGGAGAGTTACGACGATGAAATTCAGCTTTACAATGAGCAGATTGAAAACCTTAGGAAGGGGATAGAGGAGGCCGAGAGGACCTTGGAGAAGTACACGACCGACTGTCGCCAGCTGGTGATCTACCAGCAGTCCCTGGAGAACGAGCTGGAACGGTACAGGCGTATCATCGAGAACGAGGAGAGCCGGTAAGGCTGGATTTCTGGGCTCTCCCAAAGGGGCCAGTGATCTCTTTTATCTCCTTTCAAAAATCTATGTTTAAGGACATTTGACCACCCAAAACTATGGCAATTTCACACCTTTCACTGGTAGATATCCAGAGACAGGAATCTAAATAGATGCAAAATCTGGTCCAGCTTCTGCCAAGGAAAGGGTCAGGGACATTTTGAGCTGCTTCTTTCCATACAGCCCCATTTCCATAGGCTGTCCTGTTGTCAGTGCACAGGGGTCAGGAGcacatgaaaacaaactgaatGCCCTCTCCACGGCCCAGGTGTCAGCGAAGCTGCTGGGATGTGACAGGCAGGTTGGTCTTGCAGGGCTCAGACGGGGAGAATGTCCTGTAAAATGAAACACTCTTCACAACGagttggggggaaaaagaggaGACTGCAAGAACTTTACAGGGATTTAGGTTGTGTTTAAACCTACGTGAGGAGCACTGGCTCCCTCTAATGTCAACCGTCAGCCTCACACAAGGAAAGGagctgggctgtcacagcagtgcccagtgcTGCCTGCGCGGGCAGATGCAGCAGGACCAGGCTCCTGAACACCCAAACCACTGCTCTGGGTTGTCCAGAAGATGCAGGGGAAGGACATTCACTACCAGTCAATCTCACACGTGGGGAACAGATATTGCACCAACTTTCAGTGTCTCATTTTGGACACTGCGTTCTGGTTAGGAGCATCCCATCAGGGTAATTCTCAGCACCAAAAATCAAAACGTGCATCTCTTGTATATCTACACAGAGTATATCCTTCCTAGAGGCTAAAATGTCTGAAGTTCTGGCAGAACAGACTGGAAAGGCCACAGGTTTGCATATAGGCCAGCCTCTCAGTTATAGTTTTTAACCCTTAATACCACTGACTCCTCAAATATTTACCAAGGAAGACTGCTCAGttttcttcttgcccttctGAAGTCAGGCATATGCAGGTAACATTGTAATGGCTACcaaatttcttattttactgGCCAGCATTTATAGCTCTTGCTGACCTCTGGTAGGCATGGATTGACTGTTTGCCCATCCAAAATCTTTCCATCTTTCAAAGTACTGTGCTAAATTACAAACCTGTTGTAATGGCTTTTAATTACTAGAGCAGTTTACCTAATGGAGCATCCCACATGTCCTGCTGGTGGAAACCAGCCCAACTCCTGCAAAGGTGCTGTGGCTGTGTCTATTTTCCCCAGACAAGAAACAGGCTCCCAGTGTTCTTCTTGACTCCTCACcacaaagaaatacatttctttaaCCTCCATGCTTCATTTTGCACAATTTCACTTGCTCTTGATGGAAACGAGGGGGAGAGATCTGACCGATGCGCGTCTTCTCCGGCAGGTTAAACTCTGCTATAGCAGGAACGCCAGTCACACTCTTCACGCAGATCTATAGACCTGTCCAGCCTCAAGCTTCAAGGGGAAGAGGTAAACCTGTGACATGTCTTCCTGTGTCTGTCAAGAGCAGCATCATtgtatttttaagctgtttttccatttgtctTCCATGCAAACATCAGCCATGACAGCTTGACTCCAGGCTTGCTAAGTAAATGAAACAATCTCAGCTTACCTCAGCTGGCTTTGGGACAAGCTGTCAAAGGCCAAAAGCACAAGCAAATTAGTTTCTTTGTTAATTTTGACAACTCACCACTTAAGCCAATCAATAGAGTGAAGTCAGAAGGCACCTGAAACTGTGGCAAGACTGACTTGTTGTGAGTTGTCGGCCCACACTTCAGTTCTGTACAAGGAGAATCAGGGCATGTTGAGCGCTGCAGGCATGCAGAGGACACTTTTTTGGGCCTTTTTATGTGCCATGGCCTGGTTTCCTCTGAATGGTGTTTCTTCTGTGTTGTATGACTGCTTGTTAGAATGAGGATGCTCGTAAACCTGGTGACAAGGAAATGGCCAAGACTAAACTAGCGAGGCTCCTCTTAGCAAAGAGGGGAGCTGGTTTATAGAGAGGTGCTCTAGGTACTAACATATTGGATGGCTTGCTATAGCTTGAGTCCAAGGCTCACCAGGGTTTTACTAACAACAAACTGCCCCTGAGAATAGAGATAAGCTGTCAGATGAAGTTTTTCTTTGGagatttttgtaatttttctaaCTGCCCTGTGAACTGTAGCAGTTTTCTATGATATGGGTCCCTAATGCCTGAGGCCAAATCCTCAGCAGCTGTAAATAAATACTGTGCTGTAAAGTGTTGTTTTATACCCTCTGAGGATTCGGTCCGTCTCTTACCACACCTGCAAGGCAAACAGGGTGTTTTATGTGCATTACTGCACCTGTGACATGGGACAAAACAACTGCCTGCGGGAAACCGTAGTAATATCTGTCTGTACCTTTGTGCCCCTAATTCCCAGCACCACCCTCTGCCTCCTCTGTTCTAACTGTGCATGCCATGGAAATCAGCAGCCTGCCTGCGCTCCTGCTGAGCTGTTGTGGGGGCTGTGGTTGCTGACTGCCCAGGAGACCAGAGTCACAGCCTGTGGGCTGGGATTTCCTCTGCACGGACCTCCAGCTCCTCAGCGTTTGGGTGATGCCAAAATGATGTTCCTCAGCACGGCGCCGCTGGCTGGGCAGCTGCTTAGCTCTGAGCCTGCCAGCTGCTCACTGTGACACACCTCCCTGCATCTGCCCGTGCCCAAAATTGCTGGGAGGAGAGGTGCCTGGCTCACTCAGCCCCCCTGGACACCAAGGCAAGGTGTCCCCATGCTGCGCCCATCTTCAGAAGCGCTGGAAGAGCTGGGGATGACCCTCCCCTTTCCCGTCAGGCCTGGACTGCTCACCGAGCAATGCTGCATTCAGTGGGAAGGTTTCAaatagggcttttttttctaaaccctAGCAGGAGTTGTAAAAGCCAGAGAAGCTGTTTCCTGTTAGTCCTAGTGCCATGCCGCGCCTCCTACTTTGGGCACCTGGCTTTAGTCTCTGCCTTAGGAGATGAGGTTTCTTGTCTAGTGAACAGGGCCAAACCCTGCCACGATGCCTgggagggaggtgctgagcccACCTGCGGCGGCAGCCAGAGCTGAATGCTCCTGCTGAGCATTAATGCCGGCCTGAAAGGTGAACTTTTtgtgcagctgcttctcatacAAGCACAGTTGTTCTGTCCCCACACTGCCTGTGGCAGTGGCGACCTCAGATGCAAAATGGCTACTTAGCCAAGGGAGCTCAGGCAAAAGAAGAGGCTGTTTAATGTGCTGACAGAAGCTGTGCTCACATGTGCTGCTGCATTCAGCTCTCCACCTGCAGCAGTGAGAGCAAGAGGAGGCTCTAGCATTTGCAGCAactgtgttcagctctgtttgttgtttgctttgttttttccctagaTATCACCCAGGCCATGCAAGACATTGCCAGCGTGAAGCCCAGACAAAAAGCTCTGACAAAGAAAATTGCCAGGAAAAAGGAGCTGATGTCTAGAGACATAACTGATGGTCTCTCGCCTGAAAGAATGTACGAGAGAACTCTGGAAGGTTTTGACCAAGATCAGCTGGAGTTCATGCACGAAGGCTCAGTCACATGTGAACCTGGGCAGGAAGGATTAGAActtgctgaaaaagaaatgggCCCAGAGGATGTACCTGATGGAGCCCAGAtaagtaaagcctttgataaaTTGTGTAACATTGtgagggagaaaataagagTCTGCAAGAAACCAGAGCCTAAACCTGAAGCCTATCCCAAAGGGCGTTATGTGCTGGTGACAGGGGAGGAAGGCTACGAGGAACCTTGCGTCTTGGCCCCCTCCATCCCACCTGCGGGAGAGATCACAGTTTCAATCAGCAACGGGAAGGTGATGAACGGTGGTGAAGTGGAGCCCATCCCAGAGCTGCCCGAACCTGCTGaaccagcagaaaaagagaaagagcttATCTGTGAAAGAAGGGAAGAGTTTGAActccaagaagaagaaaaagaagacatgcttgaatggggaaaaaaagcgaGAGGAAAAATTGAGCAAATCATAAAGTATCCAGAC
This window encodes:
- the BFSP1 gene encoding filensin, translated to MYRSSFLREVRKEKYERSDAYDELRGSPEFDSLAQARGLENLQELNERFASYINRARVLEQRNTILRKQLETFQRMDELVGLDEAFAGQIEFNRQRMRELASDRAKLEREEKDAQRMLDEYRNKYRNEREYQQRLKETLERLNKEADEALLCNLELQIESQFLQDDINATKDRYKKNLMEIQTYVSVLQQIIQTTPRVSPITTGICEEKLIAERRIPVLQSQLEEYKSILCQLQAQKYKLQTETTMLEQAIKNTQESYDDEIQLYNEQIENLRKGIEEAERTLEKYTTDCRQLVIYQQSLENELERYRRIIENEESRLNSAIAGTPVTLFTQIYRPVQPQASRGRDITQAMQDIASVKPRQKALTKKIARKKELMSRDITDGLSPERMYERTLEGFDQDQLEFMHEGSVTCEPGQEGLELAEKEMGPEDVPDGAQISKAFDKLCNIVREKIRVCKKPEPKPEAYPKGRYVLVTGEEGYEEPCVLAPSIPPAGEITVSISNGKVMNGGEVEPIPELPEPAEPAEKEKELICERREEFELQEEEKEDMLEWGKKARGKIEQIIKYPDISEPETVPSPGLVSPAEPGVLREIEYDREDKQGLLFREAGLPGSMSYEKVEVVESIEKFSDDRIQTYEETAMIVETMIEKTSKKKPGDKGS